Proteins encoded within one genomic window of Arachis ipaensis cultivar K30076 chromosome B08, Araip1.1, whole genome shotgun sequence:
- the LOC107611334 gene encoding uncharacterized protein LOC107611334, with protein sequence MHTAKHMNTPMMSTLKFSASESESFENLKLYKSMVGVLQYPTITCPDLSYAINRVSQFMHHPTILHWKAVKRILRYLKNTVDKGLVFNKSTDFRLLGFADADWGGDVDDRKSISGYYVFMGCNLNVWKSNKQSKVSRSSTEAEY encoded by the coding sequence ATGCACACTGCTAAGCATATGAACACACCAATGATGTCCACCCTTAAATTCTCAGCTAGTGAGTCAGAATCTTTTGAGAATCTGAAATTATACAAGTCCATGGTTGGTGTTTTGCAATACCCCACCATCACATGCCCAGACCTCTCCTATGCTATCAACCGTGTTTCACAGTTCATGCATCATCCAACAATTTTGCATTGGAAAGCTGTGAAACGGATCCTAAGATATCTAAAAAATACAGTTGACAAAGGTCTGGTTTTTAACAAATCTACTGACTTTAGACTCCTTGGTTTTGCAGATGCAGATTGGGGTGGAGATGTTGATGATAGAAAATCGATTTCTGGTTATTATGTCTTCATGGGGTGCAATCTCAATGTCTGGAAGAGTAACAAGCAGTCCAAGGTCAGTAGAAGCAGTACTGAAGCAGAATATTGA